One Rosa chinensis cultivar Old Blush chromosome 5, RchiOBHm-V2, whole genome shotgun sequence genomic region harbors:
- the LOC112165866 gene encoding E3 ubiquitin-protein ligase At1g63170, translating to MHSTHYLFQPESMCNSASAVSFSSSSPGENRMAVNVRTRSSRPLPSTFLIRMAMRISRARWFTFLRRVFHYQNGSRSDLGSNPFNSSTWMMMEFIVLVVQISITTIILAVSETEKPVWPMRIWIVGYDIGCVLNLLLLFGRYRLLYLSQADGFNLSDIEQQRGVEESRATHLMNRCRTSLELFFAIWFVMGNVWVFDSRFSSFPGAPKLHVLCIALLAWNAISYSFPFLLFVLLCCCVPLINSMLGYNMNMGSIDKAASDDQISQLPSWRYKEVNTSIELRNDRNSDLTNEDPDCCICLAKYRDKEEVRQLPCSHMFHLKCVDQWLRIISCCPLCKQELQR from the exons ATGCATAGTACCCATTACCTTTTCCAACCAGAGTCAATGTGTAACTCTGCCAGTGCTGTTTCGTTTTCATCGAGTTCTCCAGGAGAGAATCGAATGGCTGTGAATGTGAGGACCAGGTCTTCTAGACCTCTTCCTTCTACATTCTTGATCAGAATGGCTATGAGGATATCTAGAGCAAGGTGGTTCACCTTCTTGAGAAGAGTGTTCCACTACCAAAATGGGTCAAGGTCTGATCTTGGATCGAACCCTTTTAATTCCAGCACTTGGATGATGATGGAGTTCATAGTTTTGGTCGTTCAGATAAGCATCACGACGATTATTCTGGCTGTTTCGGAGACGGAGAAGCCGGTTTGGCCTATGAGAATTTGGATTGTTGGGTATGACATAGGCTGTGTTCTCAATTTGCTGCTACTATTTGGTCGTTACAGGCTACTTTATCTCTCTCAAGCAGATGGTTTCAACCTTTCGGATATAGAACAACAAAGAGGCGTTGAAGAGTCCAG GGCAACACATTTGATGAACAGGTGTAGAACCTCACTTGAGCTGTTCTTTGCAATATGGTTTGTAATGGGTAATGTTTGGGTGTTTGATTCTCGGTTTAGCTCATTCCCTGGAGCCCCAAAACTCCATGTGCTCTGCATTGCTCTGCTTGCTTGGAATGCAATCAGCTACTCTTTTCCATTCCTACTGTTTGTGTTGCTGTGTTGCTGTGTTCCTCTGATTAACAGCATGCTTGGATACAACATGAACATGGGCTCCATTGATAAAGCAGCATCTGATGACCAAATCTCTCAGCTACCTAGCTGGAGATATAAGGAAGTTAACACCTCCATAGAGCTGAGAAATGATCGCAACTCAGACCTCACAAATGAAGATCCA GACTGCTGCATTTGCCTGGCCAAGTATAGGGACAAAGAAGAAGTGAGGCAGTTGCCATGTTCGCATATGTTTCACCTCAAGTGTGTCGATCAGTGGCTTCGGATCATATCTTGCTGCCCTCTTTGCAAGCAAGAACTGCAGAGATAA